The following are encoded together in the Culex pipiens pallens isolate TS chromosome 1, TS_CPP_V2, whole genome shotgun sequence genome:
- the LOC120422573 gene encoding E3 ubiquitin-protein ligase CCNB1IP1-like, whose protein sequence is MASTVTRDRLVCNSSGCYQQIECTAWITLCSHVFCAEHGRELRQRLTANPGSPCPACGSIFRDGQSLLERKLDHPVQVRALQLCGYNPEVIMEIATVAIAFWNHQKLQVCANLTRKNEFYKESALVARKERDDAEEQLRRVKVQLGQVQAENHELKEKIVATKRNRRRDSSERDHKKLGIEKQRRQEDDFLL, encoded by the exons atggcATCCACCGTCACGCGGGACCGTTTGGTGTGCAACTCGAGCGGTTGCTACCAGCAGATCGAGTGCACCGCCTGGATCACCCTGTGCTCGCACGTGTTCTGCGCGGAACATGGCCGCGAGCTGAGGCAGCGTCTCACGGCGAACCCCGGATCGCCGTGTCCGGCCTGTGGAAGCATCTTCCGGGACGGCCAGTCTCTGCTGGAGCGCAAACTGGACCATCCGGTGCAGGTCCGGGCG TTGCAGCTGTGCGGGTACAACCCGGAAGTGATCATGGAGATCGCCACCGTCGCAATCGCCTTCTGGAACCACCAGAAGCTGCAGGTTTGCGCCAACCTGACCCGGAAGAACGAGTTCTACAAGGAGTCGGCTCTGGTGGCGCGAAAGGAACGCGACGACGCCGAGGAGCAGCTGCGACGGGTCAAGGTCCAGTTGGGGCAAGTCCAGGCGGAAAACCACGAGCTGAAGGAAAAAATTGTGGCCACAAAGCGGAACAGGCGGCGGGACAGCAGCGAACGGGACCACAAGAAATTGGGAATTGAGAAGCAGCGCAGACAGGAGGATGATTTTTTGCTGTAG